CTTCATATTTGTTCTGGTCACTGCATATCACTTTGTGATGGCCGATCCCAAATATGAAGCGAACTAGATCACTTTAGTGAAGGCACGCTATGGTCCATGGATCCAAAGTTCACATTATCTGTTAGGTTATGCTAGAAATTTGTTAGAATTCTATGATGGGAGGTAAACTGTTTTGCGTTGTGATGGATATGCTACCTATGGCGCTTTGACTCGCATAACGTTTAATACTACCAGAAAGGAATAGAGTAATTCTGAATCTTGctttgaaaagttttttgaTCGGGTGCTTTGAAAAGTTAGTTTTGCTGGATTAGAAAAATTGTTGTATTGTTGCAGTGCTCAATCAATCTGGGATTATGAGAACATTAATTGCCATGATTTGCCTCCATGAAACGAAGTTCAGATTTGAATGTCATGGTGGGCGTTCTGTCTTCAAAGCTGCGTTGTCTCGCTACATTAGAATCCAACGAAAACCCCATTTTACTACTTCAAAGCATCGTGTTTCTTCGGCCTGGCTCTCCCAAAGCATTGTGTTTCTTTGGCCCCGCTCTCTCACAGCATTGTGTTTCTTCGCTGTTCTATGAGCAAATAATTTCAAGATTCATCTGAATGACGCGGTAGGCATTAACTCTAGGCAAGCCAAGTTTTTGCCCATATACCAGCTGCGAATTTGTGTACTTGTTAAATTTTGAAGTACGAAACAACCCCAAGTAGGAAACATGCGTTTGCCTTGCCAGATGATCAACATCTTTCCATAAAAAAGGGTTTGTGCTGACGCGACGCCATTAATTTGGTGGCTGTAGATACTCCTGTGGATGGGGTGGCTTGCGTCGACACGGCCCAAAAACTCCTCCCTAGGCTGTTCCCTAGTACTATAAAACACCCAAAACTCTCCCTGCTTTTCTCCATTCTCCGGTAAGCACAGCCGGAGAGTCAAGGGACCAAGAGTTCATCGTTTCTTCCGACAATCTTAACATGGGATCcaacgcctcctcctcctcctccatcctgCTATGCACGGAGGACAGTGCCACCCTCTGGGGTGATGACGGTGAGGTTACGGAGGGGGCGGAGTTGGTTCATGATTACTCGGGCTTTTCCGGGCCACAGCTTGAGAGCGACGAGCTTGTGGAATCGCTCATGGCCAAGGAGAGGGAGCAACTGACCGGAACGGCAACAGGGTTATACCTGGAGAGGTTGAGCCATGGAGGATTGGAGCTTTCTTGCAGGAACGACGCCATCGATTGGATTTGCAAGGTGAGAGAAAACCAAAATCTTGGGACGATCTGCTTCAGATTTCCATTTAGTAAATAATTAATGCCTTCTGTGTATTCCATTCATTGTTCTTCTTTGGAAATTTGGTAATGCCTTTTATGCATATCATTTTATCTGCTACTATCTAGTCGACCCCATGATAACTAAAGGTATATCATTAATCACTCCTAATTTGCCCGTAACTTCTCAACTTTCTTTTTGCACCATGActgaaagagaaagaaagaaactgcTTGTAATCTTTTCTCTATATCATGTGTTGTTGCAGGTACAGGCTCGCTACAGCTTTGGACCATTGTGTGTTTACCTAGCTGTGAACTATTTGGATAGGTTCCTGTCCTCAAAACAACTCCCTGTAAGAAGCTAACAAGCTACAACTGTACATTGTTCTTTCATTATCAAGTCCATCAGAGGATATGTCTGTTTTGGGGCCATTGCCAAGTTTAGAGTCTTTGATCAATATTAACAGGGTGCAACCTTCTGTTTGTGTATTGTTGCTGTAGAATGAAGCACCCTGGACGCAGCAGCTGCTGGCAGTTGCTTGCCTATCTCTTGCAGCCAAGATGGAGGAGACAGTTGTTCCCCTATCTCAAGACTTCCAGGTGAAGAAGATGTTGCACCCTTTTATGAAATCTATATACATATTTTTCCGATGGATTTTCTAAAATTTCGACGGTGTGTCATAGGCTTGCGGCACAAAGTATGTGTTTGAAGCAAATGCTATTCAGAGGATGGAGGTTCTTCTGCTAAGCGCCCTGGAATGGAGGATGCACTCTGTGACACCATTCTCTTACATTGCTTACTTCCTCAACAAGTTCAATGAGGAGAAGCCGCTAACCAATG
This is a stretch of genomic DNA from Brachypodium distachyon strain Bd21 chromosome 1, Brachypodium_distachyon_v3.0, whole genome shotgun sequence. It encodes these proteins:
- the LOC104582357 gene encoding dolichyl-diphosphooligosaccharide--protein glycosyltransferase subunit 4C, which codes for MFNDQDLGFFTNFLGVFIFVLVTAYHFVMADPKYEAN
- the LOC100831306 gene encoding putative cyclin-D2-3, which encodes MGSNASSSSSILLCTEDSATLWGDDGEVTEGAELVHDYSGFSGPQLESDELVESLMAKEREQLTGTATGLYLERLSHGGLELSCRNDAIDWICKVQARYSFGPLCVYLAVNYLDRFLSSKQLPNEAPWTQQLLAVACLSLAAKMEETVVPLSQDFQACGTKYVFEANAIQRMEVLLLSALEWRMHSVTPFSYIAYFLNKFNEEKPLTNDLVSRSTDLILDTLKVTKFLQFRPCEIAAAVALSVAAEARSVDFHSALAGSKIPLDKQNARRCHEAIQEMALVKKNTNTSASPSAVLDATCFSVESDDNRIPGISLQTIDSSNVNDNQACSPASKRTKLS